A portion of the Faecalibacterium sp. I3-3-89 genome contains these proteins:
- a CDS encoding UDP-N-acetylmuramoyl-L-alanyl-D-glutamate--2,6-diaminopimelate ligase, with amino-acid sequence MKLEQLLEGVPYTLVQGSLELDIEDIIYDSRKAAPGRLFVCIVGTQRDSHDYAAQCAAEGVTALVIQHDIDLSAVPGVTVLKVESSRYALALMSGNLFGNPSRRMTMIGVTGTKGKTTTTHMIKSVLEAAGRKVGMIGTNGIYFLGHHQETANTTPESYELQKTFREFLDAGCDTALMEVSSQGLMMDRVAGIHYDVGVFTNLSPDHIGPGEHKTFEEYRSWKGQLFRRCTTGVVNIDDENTEALLEGHTCKLVTYGCDEKADYRAGTYQLLRTHDFLGVRFHVSGKDDMDVRVNMPGEFSVYNALAALTVGKVLGLPDEAIHEGLSRCVVKGRVELVPISRKFTILLDYAHNEVSTESLLTTLRAYKPHRLVVVFGCGGNRSKLRRYGMGEICAKMADFSILTEDNNRFEKVEDILADIRVGMNKGNPDAKFVEIPDRLDALHYAVDHAQEGDLIAVIGKGHETYRDREGVKTPFLERELLEEYAQQIGLE; translated from the coding sequence ATGAAACTGGAACAACTGTTGGAGGGCGTGCCCTATACGCTGGTGCAGGGCAGCCTTGAGCTTGACATCGAGGACATCATCTACGACAGCCGCAAGGCGGCCCCGGGGCGGCTCTTCGTCTGCATCGTGGGCACCCAGCGGGACAGCCATGACTATGCCGCCCAGTGTGCGGCCGAGGGGGTCACGGCGCTGGTCATCCAGCACGACATCGACCTCTCTGCCGTCCCCGGCGTCACTGTGCTGAAGGTGGAGAGCAGCCGCTATGCGCTGGCCCTCATGAGCGGCAATCTCTTCGGCAATCCCTCCCGCCGGATGACCATGATCGGCGTCACCGGCACCAAGGGCAAGACCACCACCACCCATATGATCAAGAGCGTGCTGGAGGCCGCAGGCCGCAAGGTCGGCATGATCGGCACCAATGGCATCTACTTCCTCGGCCATCATCAGGAGACGGCCAACACCACCCCCGAGAGCTATGAGCTGCAGAAGACCTTCCGGGAGTTTCTGGACGCGGGCTGCGACACGGCTCTGATGGAGGTGTCCAGTCAGGGCCTCATGATGGACCGTGTGGCGGGCATCCACTATGATGTCGGCGTCTTTACGAATCTCTCGCCCGACCACATCGGCCCCGGCGAGCATAAGACCTTCGAGGAGTACCGCAGCTGGAAGGGACAGCTCTTCCGACGCTGCACCACCGGCGTCGTGAACATCGACGACGAGAACACCGAGGCCCTGCTGGAAGGCCACACCTGCAAACTCGTGACCTACGGCTGCGATGAAAAGGCCGATTACCGCGCCGGTACGTACCAGCTGCTGCGCACCCACGACTTCCTCGGCGTCCGGTTCCATGTCTCCGGCAAGGACGATATGGACGTCAGGGTCAATATGCCCGGCGAGTTCAGCGTCTACAACGCGCTGGCTGCCCTCACCGTGGGCAAGGTGCTGGGCCTGCCGGATGAGGCCATCCACGAGGGCCTGAGCCGCTGCGTGGTCAAGGGCCGCGTCGAGCTGGTGCCCATCAGCAGGAAGTTCACCATCCTGCTGGACTACGCCCACAACGAGGTCTCCACCGAGAGCCTGCTGACCACCCTGCGGGCCTACAAGCCCCACCGCCTCGTGGTGGTGTTCGGCTGCGGCGGCAACCGCTCCAAGCTGCGCCGCTACGGCATGGGTGAGATCTGCGCCAAGATGGCTGACTTCTCCATCCTCACCGAGGACAACAACCGCTTTGAGAAGGTGGAGGACATCCTCGCCGACATCCGCGTGGGCATGAACAAGGGCAACCCCGACGCCAAATTCGTGGAGATCCCCGACCGCCTCGATGCGCTGCACTATGCCGTGGACCATGCACAGGAGGGCGACCTCATCGCCGTCATCGGCAAGGGCCACGAGACCTACCGCGACCGCGAGGGCGTCAAGACTCCCTTCCTCGAGCGGGAGCTGCTGGAAGAGTATGCCCAGCAGATCGGCCTTGAGTAA
- a CDS encoding heavy metal translocating P-type ATPase, which produces MKCTILHESRGRLRVHVCNVRMTLHRADVLEAYLNHHDAVSKAKVYERTGDVVVCYTGSRKAAVAALSGYRFDDPELDALVTSADSRRINQEYQEKMYDLVAGRVLRKLFLPAPLDAAYTVLRSLHFLWKGVRCLWRRRLEVEVLDALSIGVSILRRDFATAGSVMFLLNVGSLLEEWTRKKSLDDLARSMALNVDKVWVRAQGTEVLMPLTKVHPGDEIVVRSGNMIPLDGTVIEGEAMVNQAALTGESMPVRKITGATVYAGTVVEEGECVLTTKAEGGTNRYDKIVAMIEESEKLKSSTENRALALADRLVPWCLGATIVTYALTRNATRAISCLMVDFSCALKLSMPLAVLSAMRECGASHITVKGGKYLEALSKADTIVFDKTGTLTRATPKVVKVVPFSGRTEAEVLQLAACLEEHFPHSMANAVVREAKERGISHEEMHSEVEYIVAHGIASRVSGDRVVIGSHHFVFEDEHCSIPEEERQKFDDLEPEYSHLYLAASGRLVGVICIADPLRPEAARVLRALRSLGITRTVMMTGDSERTAAAIAKQVGVDRFFAEVLPEDKAAFVQKAKSEGHTVVMIGDGINDSPALSAADVGIAINSGAAIAREIADVTIKADSLEELVILKTIANSLQRRVSANYRFVLTFNSALIALGALGILQPASSAMLHNLSTIGISLKSMTNLIPEEKAQKALAEKN; this is translated from the coding sequence ATGAAATGTACTATTCTTCATGAAAGCCGCGGCCGTCTGCGGGTACACGTCTGCAACGTGCGGATGACGCTGCACCGGGCCGACGTGTTGGAAGCCTACCTGAACCACCACGACGCTGTCAGCAAGGCCAAGGTCTACGAGCGGACGGGCGACGTGGTCGTCTGCTACACCGGTTCCCGCAAGGCTGCTGTCGCTGCCCTGAGCGGCTACCGCTTCGACGACCCCGAGCTGGACGCTCTGGTCACCAGCGCCGACAGCCGCCGCATCAATCAGGAATATCAGGAAAAGATGTATGACCTCGTGGCGGGCCGGGTGCTGCGCAAGCTCTTCCTGCCTGCCCCCCTCGACGCCGCCTATACGGTGCTGCGCTCCCTCCACTTTCTCTGGAAGGGTGTGCGTTGCCTGTGGCGGCGCAGGCTGGAAGTTGAGGTGCTGGACGCCCTGAGCATCGGCGTGTCCATCCTACGGAGGGATTTTGCCACTGCAGGCTCGGTCATGTTCCTGCTCAACGTCGGCTCCCTGCTGGAAGAGTGGACCCGCAAGAAGAGCCTTGACGATCTTGCCCGCAGCATGGCCCTGAACGTCGATAAGGTCTGGGTGCGCGCACAGGGCACCGAGGTGTTGATGCCCCTGACCAAGGTGCACCCCGGCGACGAGATCGTCGTCCGCTCCGGCAACATGATCCCGCTGGACGGCACCGTCATCGAGGGCGAGGCCATGGTCAATCAGGCCGCGCTGACCGGCGAATCCATGCCGGTGCGGAAGATCACCGGTGCCACCGTCTACGCCGGCACGGTGGTGGAGGAGGGCGAATGCGTCCTGACCACCAAGGCCGAGGGCGGCACCAACCGCTACGACAAGATCGTGGCCATGATCGAGGAGTCCGAGAAGCTCAAGTCCAGCACCGAGAACCGTGCACTGGCTCTGGCCGACCGTCTGGTGCCTTGGTGCCTCGGCGCGACCATCGTCACCTATGCCCTGACCCGGAACGCCACCCGTGCCATCTCCTGTCTGATGGTGGATTTCTCCTGCGCCCTCAAGCTCTCGATGCCGCTGGCTGTCCTGTCCGCCATGCGGGAGTGCGGCGCAAGCCACATCACCGTCAAGGGCGGCAAATACCTTGAGGCCCTGTCCAAGGCCGACACCATCGTCTTCGACAAGACCGGCACCCTGACCCGCGCCACCCCCAAGGTGGTCAAGGTCGTGCCCTTCTCCGGCAGAACCGAGGCCGAAGTCCTTCAGCTGGCCGCCTGCCTCGAAGAGCATTTCCCCCACTCGATGGCCAACGCCGTCGTCCGGGAAGCCAAGGAACGCGGCATCTCCCACGAGGAGATGCACTCCGAGGTAGAATATATCGTGGCCCACGGCATCGCCAGCCGGGTCAGCGGCGACCGGGTCGTCATCGGTAGCCATCACTTCGTCTTTGAGGACGAGCACTGCAGCATCCCCGAGGAGGAGCGCCAGAAGTTCGACGACCTCGAGCCGGAATACTCCCACCTCTATCTGGCTGCCTCGGGCCGTCTGGTCGGCGTCATCTGCATCGCCGACCCGCTCCGCCCGGAAGCCGCCCGTGTGCTGCGCGCCCTGCGCAGCCTCGGCATCACCCGCACGGTCATGATGACCGGCGACAGCGAGCGCACCGCCGCCGCCATCGCAAAGCAGGTGGGCGTGGACCGCTTCTTCGCCGAGGTTCTGCCCGAGGACAAGGCCGCCTTCGTCCAGAAGGCCAAGTCCGAGGGTCACACCGTCGTGATGATCGGCGACGGCATCAACGACTCCCCCGCCCTCTCCGCCGCCGACGTCGGCATCGCCATCAACTCCGGCGCTGCCATCGCCCGCGAGATCGCGGATGTGACCATCAAGGCCGACAGCCTCGAGGAGCTGGTCATCCTCAAGACCATCGCCAACTCCCTGCAGCGCCGCGTCAGCGCCAACTACCGCTTTGTGCTGACCTTCAACTCTGCCCTCATCGCACTGGGTGCTCTGGGCATCTTGCAGCCTGCCTCTTCGGCCATGCTGCACAACCTCTCCACCATCGGCATCAGCCTCAAGAGCATGACCAACCTCATCCCCGAGGAAAAGGCGCAGAAGGCGCTGGCGGAAAAGAATTAA
- a CDS encoding DUF6110 family protein, translated as MVDMKKIALFAAGTLFGSAGFKLLSSSDAKKVYTQTTAAVLRMKDCTMETVSKVQEQAGDILEDAKAINEARAAKAEAEVIEDTAEAAAETNE; from the coding sequence ATGGTCGATATGAAAAAGATCGCTCTGTTCGCTGCCGGCACCCTGTTCGGCTCCGCCGGCTTCAAGCTGCTGTCCAGCAGCGACGCCAAGAAGGTCTACACCCAGACCACCGCCGCTGTCCTGCGCATGAAGGACTGCACCATGGAGACCGTCAGCAAGGTACAGGAGCAGGCCGGTGACATCCTCGAGGATGCAAAGGCCATCAACGAGGCCCGCGCTGCCAAGGCTGAGGCCGAGGTCATCGAGGACACGGCTGAGGCCGCCGCCGAGACCAACGAGTGA
- a CDS encoding Cof-type HAD-IIB family hydrolase gives MEKKEIRVLALDLDGTLTNDQKVVTPATRTALDAAAAKGVTIVLASGRPTAGVVPLAQELGLDKKGGCILSYNGGSITDCATGRTLYSQWLDSKYVPALCAFAKEQKVAIVTYNEQGVVSESPEDPWALKECFTCGLPMQRVEDLAAYVDYPICKMLITLDPARRDEVLAAGRKVFEGKIDLYPSSPFFIEAVPLGVAKDVSLAGLLEEMGLTRDNLMACGDGLNDRSMIRYAGVGVAMQNAEPPVKEAADYVTEADNNHDGVAEAIEKFIL, from the coding sequence ATGGAAAAGAAAGAGATCCGTGTGCTGGCGCTCGACCTCGACGGCACCCTGACCAACGACCAGAAGGTCGTTACCCCCGCCACCCGGACGGCGCTGGACGCTGCCGCCGCCAAGGGCGTGACCATCGTGCTGGCTTCGGGTCGTCCCACGGCGGGCGTGGTGCCGCTGGCACAGGAGCTGGGGCTGGACAAGAAGGGCGGCTGCATCCTCTCCTACAACGGCGGCTCCATCACCGACTGCGCTACCGGCAGGACGCTCTACAGCCAGTGGCTGGATTCAAAATATGTGCCGGCCCTCTGTGCCTTTGCCAAGGAGCAGAAGGTGGCCATTGTCACATACAATGAGCAGGGCGTCGTCTCCGAAAGTCCCGAGGACCCGTGGGCGCTGAAGGAGTGCTTCACCTGCGGGCTGCCCATGCAAAGGGTGGAGGATCTCGCCGCCTATGTGGACTACCCCATCTGCAAGATGCTCATCACCCTCGACCCCGCCCGCCGCGACGAGGTGCTGGCGGCAGGCCGGAAGGTGTTTGAAGGCAAGATCGACCTTTACCCGTCCAGCCCCTTCTTCATCGAAGCCGTGCCGCTGGGCGTCGCCAAGGATGTGAGCCTTGCGGGCCTGCTGGAAGAGATGGGCCTGACCCGCGACAACCTGATGGCCTGCGGCGACGGCCTCAACGACCGCTCCATGATCCGCTATGCCGGTGTGGGCGTGGCCATGCAGAACGCCGAGCCGCCCGTCAAGGAGGCCGCCGACTATGTGACGGAGGCCGACAACAACCACGACGGTGTGGCTGAGGCCATCGAGAAGTTCATTTTGTGA
- a CDS encoding 3'-5' exonuclease, with protein sequence MPRNLVLFDLEWNIGYKPFTFNYHGVQQTLRGEIIEIGAVKIDEDANVLDTFSIHLRPRIFRSLQHHIAKVTGLTQEDLDKGEPILQGLRRFMKWCGPDAEFAEWGLDDVPVLKQNLFLCNLDESRPTVWYDLQQIFLREHPRKEGEGMKLESVVTRMGIPMERPFHDALSDTLYTADICRRLDLRAGLAAYPTEDETLHQNLCPTPGDYRDFKVFRGYLEQSTWKLDPVIGTMACPVCHTALQPDDVWLKKGSSGWYTLSQCPVCAGKGGEAGRGVFQKYRMSRRDGLHWAFARCIQMPDDASLANWKRQRAQYLERQRIKAEKQAAEAAQNN encoded by the coding sequence ATGCCGCGCAACTTAGTTTTGTTCGATCTGGAGTGGAATATCGGCTATAAGCCCTTTACCTTCAATTACCATGGCGTCCAGCAGACGCTCCGGGGCGAGATCATCGAGATCGGCGCTGTCAAGATCGACGAGGACGCCAATGTGCTGGATACCTTCTCCATCCACCTCCGTCCCCGCATCTTCCGCAGCCTGCAGCACCACATCGCCAAAGTCACCGGTCTGACGCAGGAGGACCTCGACAAGGGCGAACCCATCCTTCAGGGCCTCCGCCGCTTCATGAAGTGGTGCGGCCCCGATGCCGAGTTTGCCGAGTGGGGGCTGGACGATGTGCCGGTGCTCAAGCAGAACCTCTTCCTGTGCAACCTCGACGAGAGCCGTCCGACGGTCTGGTACGACCTGCAGCAGATCTTCCTGCGGGAGCATCCCCGCAAAGAGGGCGAGGGGATGAAGTTGGAGAGCGTCGTCACCCGGATGGGCATCCCGATGGAGCGACCCTTCCACGATGCTCTGTCCGACACCCTCTACACCGCCGACATCTGCCGCAGGCTGGATCTGCGGGCCGGGCTGGCCGCTTACCCCACCGAGGACGAGACGCTGCACCAGAACCTCTGCCCGACGCCGGGCGACTACCGGGATTTCAAGGTGTTCCGGGGCTATCTGGAACAGTCCACATGGAAGCTGGACCCGGTCATCGGCACGATGGCCTGCCCGGTCTGCCACACGGCTCTGCAGCCGGACGACGTCTGGCTGAAAAAGGGGAGCAGCGGCTGGTATACCCTGTCCCAGTGCCCCGTCTGTGCGGGCAAGGGCGGCGAGGCAGGCCGGGGCGTGTTCCAGAAATACCGGATGTCCCGCCGGGACGGCCTGCACTGGGCCTTCGCCCGCTGCATCCAGATGCCGGACGATGCCTCTCTGGCCAACTGGAAAAGGCAGCGCGCCCAGTATCTGGAACGCCAGCGCATCAAGGCCGAAAAGCAGGCCGCCGAAGCGGCCCAGAACAATTGA
- a CDS encoding TVP38/TMEM64 family protein: protein MGTMFIDGIHQLGTLEFWKTLLDSFEGLGPVAPILLAMVESIFPPLPLIAIVALNVAAHGGLLGFVYSWVGVAAGGTVVFLFWRRVVKRFFWKLASRSEKLKKAQQWVSHVDTATLFMLAVLPFTPTAFLHLAFGISDFDEKRYLLTLLVGKAVMVAMMALFGQSLVSSLRNPVYLILAIAIWAGMYWVSKKLCKKHDLN, encoded by the coding sequence ATGGGAACGATGTTCATCGATGGGATACATCAGCTGGGTACGCTGGAATTCTGGAAGACATTGCTGGACAGCTTTGAGGGGCTGGGGCCGGTGGCACCTATCCTTCTGGCAATGGTGGAGTCCATCTTCCCGCCGCTGCCCCTCATCGCCATCGTGGCCCTCAACGTCGCAGCCCACGGCGGGCTGCTGGGCTTTGTCTACAGCTGGGTCGGCGTCGCTGCCGGAGGCACGGTGGTGTTCCTGTTCTGGCGGCGGGTGGTCAAGCGCTTTTTCTGGAAGCTGGCCTCCCGCTCCGAAAAGCTGAAAAAGGCCCAGCAGTGGGTCAGCCATGTGGACACCGCCACCCTCTTCATGCTGGCGGTCCTGCCCTTCACGCCCACAGCGTTTCTGCATCTGGCTTTCGGAATCTCGGATTTTGACGAGAAGCGCTATCTGCTCACCCTTCTGGTCGGCAAGGCCGTGATGGTGGCAATGATGGCCCTCTTCGGCCAGTCGCTGGTCAGCTCGCTGCGGAACCCGGTGTATCTCATCCTCGCCATCGCCATCTGGGCCGGGATGTACTGGGTAAGCAAGAAGCTCTGCAAAAAGCACGATCTGAACTGA
- a CDS encoding ABC transporter ATP-binding protein → MAEQKAKVVHGPGPRGMGGPRPKVENPGRLLKRIMAEVFQHYLPHCILVLICIVVSALANVQASLFLQTLIDDYIIPMTQQQDPSFAPLAGALMRVGCIYVVGILAAWLNARIMVNVTQGTLRNLRIQLFTHMESLPIRYFDTHPHGDIMSVYTNDVDTLRQMLSQSIPQLVSSAITIVSVFASMCMLSWQLTIVTMLMVALMMFCSKKITQQSGKFFIAQQRDLGKVNGYIEEMMEGQKVVKVFTHEQKTLEGFRELNDKLKDSAKQANSFANIIMPVTAQLGNISYAICALAGAAMAVSGVGSVTLGTVMAFLALNKSFNMPISQVSMQANSIIMALAGAERIFKMMDEPSETDEGYVTLVNAKYDKDDALVETSERTGIWAWKHPHHDGTTTYHKLEGDITFTDVDFGYLPDKTVLHDINLYGRPGQKIAFVGSTGAGKTTITNLINRFYDIQDGKIRYDGINIQKIRKSDLRRSLGIVLQDTHLFTGTVMENIRYGRLDASDEECIAAARLANADGFIKRLPDGYNTMLTGDGANLSQGQRQLLAIARAAVADPPVLILDEATSSIDTRTEALVQRGMDGLMYGRTSFVIAHRLSTVRNADCIVVLEQGRIIERGNHDELIAKKGKYYQLYTGNLAEN, encoded by the coding sequence ATGGCAGAACAGAAAGCAAAGGTCGTCCACGGCCCCGGCCCCCGCGGCATGGGAGGCCCGCGTCCGAAGGTCGAAAACCCGGGCAGACTGCTCAAGCGCATCATGGCAGAGGTGTTCCAGCACTATCTGCCCCACTGCATCCTCGTGCTCATCTGCATCGTGGTCAGCGCACTGGCCAACGTGCAGGCCAGCCTGTTCCTCCAGACCCTTATCGACGACTATATCATCCCCATGACCCAGCAGCAAGACCCCAGCTTTGCGCCGCTGGCCGGTGCACTGATGCGGGTGGGCTGCATCTATGTGGTGGGCATCCTCGCCGCATGGCTCAATGCCCGCATCATGGTCAACGTCACGCAGGGCACCCTGCGCAACCTGCGCATCCAGCTCTTCACCCACATGGAGAGCCTGCCCATCCGCTACTTTGACACCCATCCCCACGGCGACATCATGTCCGTCTACACCAACGACGTGGATACCCTCCGCCAGATGCTCAGCCAGAGCATCCCCCAGCTGGTGTCCAGCGCCATCACCATCGTTTCCGTCTTTGCCAGCATGTGTATGCTGAGCTGGCAGCTCACCATCGTCACCATGCTGATGGTGGCCCTGATGATGTTCTGCTCCAAGAAGATCACCCAGCAGAGCGGCAAGTTCTTCATCGCCCAGCAGCGCGACCTCGGCAAGGTGAACGGCTACATCGAAGAGATGATGGAGGGCCAGAAGGTCGTCAAGGTCTTTACCCACGAGCAGAAGACCCTCGAGGGCTTCCGCGAGCTGAACGATAAGCTCAAGGACAGCGCCAAGCAGGCCAACAGCTTTGCCAACATCATCATGCCCGTCACTGCCCAGCTGGGCAACATCAGCTATGCCATCTGCGCTCTGGCGGGCGCAGCCATGGCCGTCAGCGGCGTCGGCAGCGTGACGCTGGGCACCGTCATGGCCTTCCTCGCCCTGAACAAGAGCTTCAATATGCCCATCAGTCAGGTATCCATGCAGGCCAACAGTATCATCATGGCGCTGGCCGGTGCAGAGCGCATCTTCAAGATGATGGATGAACCCAGCGAGACCGACGAGGGCTATGTCACCCTTGTCAACGCCAAGTATGATAAGGATGACGCCCTCGTGGAGACCAGCGAACGCACCGGTATCTGGGCGTGGAAGCACCCCCACCACGACGGCACCACCACCTACCACAAGCTGGAGGGCGACATCACCTTTACCGACGTCGATTTCGGCTATCTGCCGGACAAGACCGTCCTCCATGACATCAACCTCTATGGCCGTCCGGGCCAGAAGATCGCCTTTGTCGGCTCCACCGGTGCCGGCAAGACCACCATCACCAACCTCATCAACCGCTTCTACGACATTCAGGACGGCAAGATCCGGTACGACGGCATCAACATCCAGAAGATCCGGAAATCCGACCTCCGCCGCTCTCTGGGCATCGTGCTGCAGGACACCCACCTGTTCACCGGCACGGTCATGGAGAACATCCGCTATGGTCGGCTGGATGCCTCCGATGAGGAGTGCATCGCCGCCGCCCGTCTGGCCAACGCCGATGGCTTTATCAAGCGTCTGCCCGACGGCTACAACACCATGCTGACCGGCGACGGCGCGAACCTGTCGCAGGGCCAGCGTCAGCTGCTGGCCATCGCCCGCGCAGCGGTCGCTGACCCGCCGGTGCTCATCCTCGACGAGGCTACTTCTTCCATCGACACCCGCACCGAGGCTCTGGTGCAGCGCGGCATGGACGGCCTCATGTATGGCCGCACCAGCTTCGTCATCGCCCACCGCCTCTCCACTGTCCGCAACGCGGACTGCATCGTGGTGCTCGAGCAGGGCCGCATCATTGAACGCGGCAACCACGACGAGCTGATCGCCAAAAAGGGCAAGTATTACCAGCTCTACACCGGCAATCTGGCCGAAAACTAA
- a CDS encoding ABC transporter ATP-binding protein, which produces MIKKLVSHLGEYKRAAILTPMFSALEAVMDILLPTIMAFIIDLGIAKGDMNAILKYGLLTFAVAAIALLLGILAGKYAAEASTGFAGNLRDAMYENIQHYSFSNIDKFSTAGLVTRMTTDVTNLQNAFQMMERMCVRAPVHLVFALIMAFSIGGPLTLIFVVAIAFLLAVLASIMVPTFKIFDRVFKNYDNLNASVQENVSAIRVVKSFVREGFENEKYTKACEGLYQQFVNAESRLSFNNPAMLTAIYGCNIALSWFGAKYILHGALTTGQLNALFGYIMNILMALMMLSMAFVMISMSAASAKRIVEVLDEKTDLPPAKAPVQEVKDGSIRFDHVSFKYKHGAGQPVLNDITFDIRPGETLGIIGGTGSAKSSLVQLIPRLYDAESGTVSVGGVDVRDYDLNVLRREVSMVLQKNVLFSGTILDNLRWGNENASEEECIRMAKLACADEFIERFPDKYNTWIEQGGSNVSGGQKQRLTIARALLRKPKILILDDSTSAVDTATDAKIRKAFREEIPGTTKIIIAQRISSVQDADRILVLDNGQINGLGTHEELLKTNTIYQEVYNSQTQGGSGDFDKQGGEQ; this is translated from the coding sequence ACACCGATGTTTTCTGCGCTGGAAGCCGTCATGGACATCCTGCTGCCCACCATCATGGCCTTCATCATCGACCTTGGCATTGCAAAAGGCGATATGAACGCCATCCTCAAGTATGGCCTGCTCACCTTCGCAGTGGCGGCCATTGCTCTGCTGCTGGGCATTCTGGCGGGCAAGTATGCCGCCGAGGCATCCACCGGCTTCGCCGGCAACCTGCGCGATGCGATGTACGAGAACATCCAGCACTACTCCTTCTCCAACATCGACAAATTCTCCACCGCCGGCCTCGTCACCCGCATGACCACCGACGTGACCAACTTACAGAACGCCTTCCAGATGATGGAGCGTATGTGTGTGCGCGCCCCGGTCCATCTGGTGTTCGCCCTCATCATGGCCTTTTCCATCGGCGGCCCGCTGACTCTCATCTTCGTGGTGGCTATCGCCTTCCTTCTGGCTGTACTGGCCAGCATCATGGTGCCCACCTTCAAGATCTTCGACCGGGTCTTCAAGAACTACGACAACCTGAACGCCTCGGTGCAGGAGAATGTCTCTGCCATCCGCGTGGTCAAGAGCTTCGTCCGCGAGGGCTTTGAGAACGAGAAGTACACCAAGGCCTGCGAGGGTCTGTACCAGCAGTTCGTCAACGCCGAGAGCCGCCTGAGCTTCAACAACCCCGCCATGTTGACGGCCATCTATGGCTGCAACATCGCCCTGAGCTGGTTCGGCGCAAAGTACATCCTCCACGGCGCACTGACCACCGGCCAGCTGAACGCCCTGTTCGGCTACATCATGAACATCCTGATGGCCCTGATGATGCTGAGCATGGCTTTCGTCATGATCTCCATGTCCGCTGCCTCCGCCAAGCGTATCGTCGAGGTCCTGGACGAAAAGACCGACCTGCCCCCGGCCAAGGCCCCGGTGCAGGAGGTCAAGGACGGCAGCATCCGCTTCGACCATGTCTCCTTCAAGTATAAGCATGGTGCAGGCCAGCCCGTCCTGAACGACATCACCTTCGACATCCGGCCCGGCGAGACGCTGGGCATCATCGGCGGCACCGGCAGCGCAAAGTCCAGTCTGGTGCAGCTCATCCCCCGCTTGTACGACGCCGAAAGCGGCACCGTCAGCGTGGGCGGCGTGGATGTCCGGGACTACGACCTCAATGTCCTCCGTCGGGAGGTCTCCATGGTGCTCCAGAAGAACGTCCTGTTCTCCGGCACCATCCTCGACAACCTCCGCTGGGGCAACGAGAACGCCAGCGAGGAAGAGTGCATCCGGATGGCCAAGCTGGCCTGCGCCGATGAGTTCATTGAGCGCTTCCCGGACAAGTACAACACTTGGATCGAGCAGGGCGGCTCCAACGTGTCCGGCGGCCAGAAGCAGCGCCTGACCATCGCCCGCGCCCTACTGCGCAAGCCGAAGATCCTGATCCTCGACGACTCCACCAGCGCCGTGGATACCGCCACCGACGCAAAGATCCGGAAGGCCTTCCGGGAAGAGATTCCCGGCACCACCAAGATCATCATCGCACAGCGCATCTCCTCGGTGCAGGATGCCGACCGCATCCTTGTGCTGGACAATGGCCAGATCAACGGTCTGGGCACCCACGAGGAGCTGCTGAAGACCAACACGATCTATCAGGAAGTCTACAACAGCCAGACACAGGGCGGCAGCGGCGACTTCGACAAGCAGGGAGGTGAGCAGTAA